Proteins co-encoded in one Bremerella sp. TYQ1 genomic window:
- a CDS encoding FdhF/YdeP family oxidoreductase has product MKKPTSGGGWQAIRYTFQKARESGGYWKFWKAMRSKNACKTCALGMGGQKGGMVNEQGTFPEVCKKSMQAMAADMQGAIPEDFWTTYSVAQLQKFTPYQMEHAGRVTQPMLWESGTQHYRPIAWDEAFARVINKLKSLTADKTFWYFSGRSSMEAGFLLQLFARLYGTNNVNNCSYYCHQASGVGLASTVGSGTATIVLDDVEHADLVFLIGGNPASNHPRLMSTLKHVRRRGGEVIVINPVVETGLVNFRVPSDPISLLFGTKIATLYVQPDIGGDLALLYGIAKRVLELGGQDQPFLDNHCENTDQYLAFLRNLSWEEIETKSGVGKLKIEDIAQRYLKAKRVIFSWTMGITHHAHGVDNVQAIAGLAAMRGMVGKPGCGLMPIRGHSNVQGIGSVGVTPVLKQAIFDGLEKEYGVQLPRTPGLDTLGCMEDADAGKLKMGFCLGGNLYGSNPDLAFAAQALQKLDTMVYMSTTLNTGHAHGLAKETIILPVLARDEEPYQTTQESMFNYVRMSDGGPSRLDGPRGEVDVIATMAEGVLENKTPIDWKSMQDTNKIREALSKVVPGFEKIAEIDRSKQEFQIAGRTFHSPQFPTPSGRLILHSHDIPELKGTGENELRLMTVRSEGQFNTVVYEEYDIYRGIDRRDVIVMHPNDCQRLGVKNGQRVSITSNIGKIDGFVVHEFADIKAGNALMYYPEANTLVARTADPKSKTPAFKGVVVTVRPM; this is encoded by the coding sequence ATGAAAAAGCCAACCAGTGGCGGCGGCTGGCAAGCGATCCGGTACACGTTTCAAAAAGCACGTGAGTCGGGCGGGTATTGGAAGTTCTGGAAAGCCATGCGAAGCAAGAACGCTTGCAAGACATGCGCTTTGGGGATGGGAGGGCAAAAAGGGGGAATGGTCAACGAGCAAGGGACGTTTCCCGAGGTCTGCAAAAAATCGATGCAGGCGATGGCCGCTGATATGCAGGGAGCCATCCCGGAAGACTTTTGGACAACTTACAGCGTTGCTCAACTTCAGAAGTTTACCCCTTATCAGATGGAGCATGCCGGCCGAGTCACGCAGCCGATGCTCTGGGAATCAGGGACTCAGCATTACCGCCCAATTGCATGGGACGAAGCCTTCGCTCGGGTCATCAACAAACTGAAGTCCCTGACCGCGGATAAAACATTCTGGTACTTCAGCGGGCGTAGCAGCATGGAGGCCGGCTTCCTGCTGCAACTCTTCGCCCGTCTGTATGGCACCAACAATGTCAACAACTGCAGTTACTATTGCCACCAGGCAAGTGGCGTCGGACTAGCGAGCACCGTTGGCAGCGGCACCGCGACAATCGTTCTGGATGACGTGGAACATGCCGACTTGGTCTTTCTGATCGGTGGTAACCCGGCCAGCAATCATCCGCGATTAATGTCGACGTTGAAGCATGTTCGACGTCGCGGCGGAGAAGTGATCGTGATCAATCCCGTTGTCGAAACGGGCCTGGTCAACTTTCGAGTTCCCAGCGATCCGATCAGCCTTCTGTTTGGAACGAAGATCGCCACGCTCTACGTTCAACCTGATATTGGAGGCGATCTCGCGCTTCTGTACGGCATCGCCAAACGCGTGCTGGAACTAGGAGGACAAGATCAACCATTTCTGGACAACCACTGCGAAAACACCGATCAATACCTGGCCTTCCTTCGCAACCTTTCGTGGGAAGAAATCGAAACCAAGTCTGGCGTCGGCAAGCTGAAGATCGAAGACATTGCGCAGCGTTATCTTAAAGCCAAGCGTGTTATCTTTAGTTGGACGATGGGAATCACCCATCACGCGCATGGAGTCGATAACGTTCAAGCCATTGCCGGACTCGCAGCCATGCGCGGCATGGTCGGTAAGCCAGGATGCGGCCTGATGCCCATTCGCGGCCACTCGAACGTCCAAGGGATTGGGTCCGTTGGCGTGACCCCAGTTCTCAAACAGGCAATCTTCGACGGCCTGGAAAAAGAATACGGTGTGCAACTGCCACGAACACCAGGTCTCGATACGCTTGGTTGCATGGAAGACGCCGATGCAGGCAAGCTGAAAATGGGCTTCTGTCTTGGAGGAAACCTGTATGGATCCAACCCCGACTTGGCTTTTGCCGCCCAAGCTCTTCAAAAACTAGACACCATGGTCTACATGAGCACGACCCTTAATACCGGTCATGCTCACGGACTTGCGAAAGAAACCATTATTCTTCCGGTACTTGCTCGAGACGAAGAGCCGTACCAGACCACGCAAGAATCGATGTTCAACTATGTGCGAATGTCAGATGGTGGTCCCAGCCGACTCGATGGTCCACGCGGCGAGGTCGACGTCATTGCCACGATGGCCGAAGGTGTTCTCGAGAATAAGACGCCGATCGATTGGAAGTCGATGCAAGACACCAACAAAATTCGTGAGGCCCTTTCCAAGGTAGTTCCAGGCTTCGAGAAAATCGCTGAGATCGATCGTTCCAAACAGGAATTTCAAATCGCTGGCAGAACGTTTCACTCGCCGCAATTTCCGACACCGAGCGGACGCTTGATTTTACATTCGCACGATATCCCTGAGCTAAAAGGGACTGGAGAGAATGAACTACGCCTGATGACTGTTCGTAGCGAAGGGCAATTCAATACAGTCGTCTACGAAGAATATGACATCTACCGCGGCATTGATCGCCGTGACGTGATTGTCATGCATCCCAACGACTGCCAGCGGCTAGGTGTCAAGAACGGCCAACGAGTCAGCATTACCTCGAACATCGGAAAGATTGACGGGTTCGTCGTTCACGAGTTCGCTGACATCAAAGCTGGCAATGCCCTGATGTACTATCCGGAGGCCAATACGCTTGTAGCGCGCACTGCCGATCCCAAATCCAAGACCCCAGCTTTCAAAGGCGTTGTGGTAACCGTCCGGCCGATGTAG
- a CDS encoding MarR family winged helix-turn-helix transcriptional regulator yields the protein MNWKKDDQLCFLLGVAMRKISRIYTEGLSGHEVTPAQLFVLSCLEQRDGQKPSELAEEVHLDASSMTGLLDRTEKAQLIRRMRDPEDRRALRIYLTPQGEHALERLRPVITSLQEKVHEAFFDGCDVEQIDSFLSILRKAGSSSDRTQTL from the coding sequence ATGAACTGGAAAAAGGACGATCAACTCTGTTTTCTGCTCGGTGTCGCGATGCGGAAGATCTCGCGAATCTATACCGAAGGTCTCTCCGGTCACGAGGTGACGCCAGCGCAACTCTTTGTACTTTCCTGCTTGGAACAACGTGATGGCCAGAAGCCTAGCGAGCTTGCCGAAGAAGTTCATCTCGATGCGAGCAGCATGACAGGCCTTCTCGATCGAACGGAAAAAGCTCAGTTAATCCGTCGAATGCGCGACCCTGAAGATCGCCGAGCGCTGCGTATTTACTTGACCCCTCAGGGGGAACACGCACTCGAGCGACTTCGCCCCGTGATTACTTCGCTTCAAGAAAAAGTCCACGAAGCCTTTTTCGATGGCTGCGACGTCGAGCAAATCGATTCGTTTCTGAGTATTCTGCGAAAAGCAGGCAGCAGTAGTGATCGAACCCAGACCCTCTAA
- a CDS encoding DinB family protein, translating to MSMIERLQHQLQSARGFTQRILEDFKAPQDWVAQVCNQSNHALWFIGHMATTDNFFISLLRPEKAAAKDNYQELFGLGSTPSPKLEDYPPVDEVRAYMNDRRTVLLEILATLSDDDLATKTPDGTPDFLADYGQVFETAIWHEGLHSGQLTMVRRSLGHKPTIS from the coding sequence ATGTCGATGATCGAGCGACTTCAGCACCAACTACAATCGGCTCGTGGGTTCACGCAGAGGATCCTGGAAGACTTCAAGGCGCCTCAAGACTGGGTAGCTCAAGTCTGTAATCAAAGCAACCATGCCCTGTGGTTCATTGGCCATATGGCGACGACCGACAATTTCTTTATCTCGCTGCTCCGACCTGAGAAAGCGGCCGCCAAAGATAACTACCAGGAATTGTTCGGGCTGGGATCGACCCCTTCACCGAAACTGGAGGACTACCCTCCCGTCGACGAAGTTCGTGCCTACATGAATGATCGACGTACAGTACTGTTGGAAATACTAGCTACCCTTTCCGATGACGATCTAGCCACGAAAACTCCTGACGGCACGCCTGACTTCTTAGCTGATTACGGACAAGTCTTCGAAACAGCCATCTGGCACGAAGGGCTTCATAGTGGACAGCTCACCATGGTCCGACGCTCACTGGGGCACAAACCGACGATCTCTTAG
- a CDS encoding DinB family protein, translated as MTRPAPFQRYLDLAPEENCIATLQTQFEKDFPQFQLISEEQASVVHSPYLWKIKEVVGHLSDTERVFSYRALRMARGDKTPLPGFDQDMYMQNSNFNDRPCFELVQELFLVRQSTMELYRSFTEELLDRDGTASDYRWTVRGLGRCCVGHVRHHLEIVSKRLAMG; from the coding sequence ATGACGCGACCTGCTCCTTTTCAACGCTACTTGGATCTCGCACCTGAGGAGAACTGCATTGCGACGTTACAAACCCAGTTCGAGAAAGACTTTCCTCAGTTTCAGCTCATCTCTGAAGAGCAAGCAAGCGTCGTCCATTCGCCCTATCTGTGGAAGATCAAGGAAGTTGTCGGGCATCTGAGTGACACCGAGCGAGTCTTTTCCTACCGGGCCCTACGGATGGCGAGAGGCGATAAAACACCGCTGCCTGGTTTTGACCAGGACATGTATATGCAGAACTCGAATTTCAACGACCGCCCTTGTTTTGAGTTGGTTCAAGAACTGTTTCTTGTCCGCCAATCGACGATGGAGCTATATCGATCGTTCACCGAAGAATTGCTCGACCGAGACGGAACTGCCAGCGATTATCGCTGGACAGTGCGTGGGCTTGGGCGATGCTGTGTAGGCCATGTGCGTCACCACTTGGAAATTGTTTCCAAGCGGTTGGCAATGGGTTAA
- a CDS encoding metal-dependent transcriptional regulator: MPSLTIENYVKAIYQIALQAPEKAASTGEIATALEVSPGTVTSMMKTLSETGLASYTKYEGVRLTDSGRKLALRVLRRHRLIELFLVHTLDLAWDEVHEEAENMEHAVSDFLVDRIDQYLGFPSSDPHGDPIPTADGKIRTEQGVKLTQWETGKAFRLVRVMDQSSDFLRYLSEESLQPGCEAKLLSNRVEAGIVMIEIEGRTTALGLEAAEKLMVAAVS; encoded by the coding sequence ATGCCCAGTTTGACGATTGAAAACTATGTGAAAGCGATCTATCAGATCGCTCTTCAGGCACCGGAAAAAGCGGCTTCGACTGGGGAGATTGCCACGGCTCTTGAGGTTTCGCCAGGTACGGTGACCAGTATGATGAAGACGCTCAGCGAGACAGGGCTGGCGTCTTATACGAAGTACGAAGGGGTGCGTCTTACCGATAGCGGTCGGAAGTTGGCGCTGCGAGTGTTACGACGTCATCGCTTGATTGAACTGTTCTTGGTTCATACGCTCGATTTGGCTTGGGATGAAGTCCATGAAGAAGCGGAGAACATGGAACATGCTGTCAGTGACTTCCTGGTAGATCGAATCGATCAATACCTCGGATTTCCATCTTCCGATCCGCACGGTGACCCCATTCCGACGGCCGATGGAAAGATCCGCACAGAGCAGGGGGTTAAGCTTACGCAGTGGGAAACCGGCAAGGCGTTTCGCCTGGTTCGCGTCATGGATCAAAGCTCTGATTTCTTGCGGTATCTTAGCGAAGAATCGCTGCAGCCTGGCTGTGAAGCAAAGCTGCTTTCCAATCGTGTCGAGGCGGGCATCGTCATGATTGAGATCGAAGGACGCACAACCGCACTTGGCTTAGAAGCTGCGGAGAAGTTGATGGTCGCCGCAGTTTCCTGA
- a CDS encoding glucose 1-dehydrogenase codes for MKAIAVKPGTPNSVHLRDIPEPSLDQFPNGKGVLVKVLKVGVDATDKEINDALYGNAPPGDDFMVIGHESFGIVEAVGENVTRFKPGDYVTATVRRPGGSIYDQIGTYDMTSEETYYERGINLLHGYLTEKFVDEEDYIIRVPQGLNHLHVLMEPMSCAAKAVHQAYEVQRRMKVWSPKVAWVMGAGQIGLLTTLCLRLRGLQVSTIARSPGPHLKQEITEGMEANYVSTKETDLDELVKKTGRPDIIVDATGNSVIAFEGMKYLGLNGVLVFTSVTGDSDRHELPTSKINLEWVLGNKLLLGSVNANRDHFEMGIKDLALGEMMYPGVLERILTNPVDGLENYEEMMRLLVEDNTALKVFVNVASE; via the coding sequence ATGAAGGCGATTGCGGTTAAACCCGGGACTCCCAACAGCGTTCATCTTCGTGACATCCCCGAACCTTCCTTGGACCAGTTTCCCAATGGAAAAGGTGTTCTGGTTAAGGTGCTCAAAGTTGGGGTGGACGCGACAGACAAAGAAATCAACGACGCCCTTTACGGCAATGCCCCTCCCGGGGATGACTTCATGGTCATCGGTCACGAGTCGTTCGGTATCGTGGAAGCCGTCGGCGAAAATGTGACTCGCTTCAAGCCAGGCGATTACGTCACTGCGACGGTTCGTCGCCCTGGTGGTTCGATCTATGACCAGATCGGCACCTACGACATGACCAGCGAGGAAACCTACTACGAACGCGGGATCAACCTGCTGCATGGCTACCTCACCGAAAAATTCGTCGACGAAGAAGACTACATCATCCGCGTTCCGCAAGGCTTGAACCATCTGCATGTGCTGATGGAACCGATGAGCTGTGCCGCTAAAGCAGTTCATCAAGCTTACGAAGTACAGCGCCGAATGAAGGTCTGGAGCCCTAAGGTAGCCTGGGTAATGGGCGCCGGTCAGATTGGGCTTCTAACAACGCTCTGCCTTCGACTTCGCGGCTTGCAAGTCAGCACGATTGCACGTTCGCCAGGTCCGCATCTCAAACAAGAGATCACCGAAGGCATGGAAGCGAACTACGTCAGCACCAAAGAAACCGACCTCGACGAATTGGTCAAAAAGACCGGCCGGCCCGATATCATTGTCGACGCGACCGGCAACAGCGTGATCGCCTTTGAAGGTATGAAGTACCTCGGTCTTAATGGTGTGCTTGTCTTTACAAGTGTCACCGGTGACAGCGATCGCCATGAATTGCCGACCTCAAAAATCAATTTGGAATGGGTGCTCGGTAACAAGCTGCTTCTCGGTAGCGTGAACGCCAATCGCGATCACTTCGAGATGGGTATCAAAGACCTCGCATTGGGCGAAATGATGTACCCTGGAGTGCTCGAACGCATCTTGACCAACCCTGTCGACGGCTTAGAGAACTATGAAGAAATGATGCGTCTCTTGGTCGAAGACAATACGGCACTCAAAGTGTTCGTAAACGTCGCCTCCGAATAG